Part of the Faecalibacterium duncaniae genome, GCCGGCAGCAGCAAACTGATCCTTCTGGTAGGTCTCCATAAAATAACCGCGGTCATCACCGAACACCTGCGGCTCAATGACCACAACACCAGGGATCTCGGTCTCAGTAAACGTAAACTTGCCCATATTTCTTTTTCCTCTCTGTTTTCTTTCAGAAAATTTTGTCTGTTTGTAGTATATGGAAAAGTCCTTGCGGGCTTTTGCGCGATCGGTCAAACTGTCCCTTCCTGCCAAGGCCTCCCCTGGTAGGGGAGCCTCTGGCGAAACGGGTCAGTGCTTACTTCTTGATTTACGTTTCTTCCATTTTATTCTCAGCCGCACCACGCCGAACGCCGCAAGGGCGGCCAGCACAGTGGCACCGACCGAGATCGCCAGCAGGCCGCCTGCGATCCTCTTCGGCCCCACATCCCGGGAGGCGGGCAGGGTGGCGTTGGCGCTCTTGGCCAGCAGCTCCTCCAGCCCGGTCACAGCGGCAGGCACCCGGACGCTGGCCGTTTCCTGCACGTCCCGCCCATGAATGGTATACACCGCATACACCGCCGGGTCAACCCCCAAGAGGTATCGTTCGGGCAGTTCCAGCGTGACCGACACATCCGCAGCGGTCAGGCCGTCGGCCAGCAGCAGCTTCACGCCCGGGTCAGAAACCGTCACCGTGCCCAGCGTGCTGCCGCCGCCCGCCACTTCCAGCTCCCCGGTCACGCCCTGGGCAGGGATCTCGGTGTAGCCGGTGTAGCGGGCAAAGGCATCGTCCAGCAGGGTGCGAACATCGTTGTATTTGTCGGTCTTGATCTGGCTCTGCATGGTCACGCAGATCAGCCGCACGCCGTTCTGCTCCGCCAGGCAGACATAGCTGTACCGGGCAATGTTGGTGTAGCCGATCTTGGAACCCAGGATGGCCGGGATATAGTACCGGCTGGAGCCCACCCGCATTTTATCCTGCTGGTGGAAGTACCGGGTCACGGGCTGGACATTGGTCGGGCCCATGGTGTACATCTCGTTCCGGGTAAACAGGGTCTCGAACCCGGGCTGGGTCAGCGCCCAGCGCAGGATCTGCGCCATGTCATAGCAGCTGGTGTAGTGGTCCTCATCGCTGATGCCGTGGGGGTTGGCAAAGTGGGTGTGTTCCAGCCCCAGCTCCTTTGCCTGCGCGTTCATGGCGGCCACACCGCCCTCAATGGAGCCGCCGCCGAAGTATTCGGCCAGCAGGTTGGCCCCATCGTTGGCGCTGGCCATCATGGTGGCATACAGGGCATCGGTCAGGGGCACTTCCTCCCCTTCCTGCAGGGCGATGTGGCTGGAATCGGTGCCCGCCAGCGAGTAGACATCCTCGTGGCTGACCGTCAGCTTGACATTGTCCCACTTGCCCTGGGCCTTTTCACAGGCAAGGCCCAGCGTCATCACCTTGGTGATGGATGCCGGGTGCAGTTCCTCGTTCATGTTCTGCTGGGCCAGCACCAGACCGGTGTCGGCATCGATGATGCAGTACGCTTCCGTAGCCGTCAGTGCAGGCCCGGCAGCTGCCGCGCCCGGCGCAAACGCCGCCAGTGCGGTCAAAAGCACCGCACACAGCATGGCGATGTGTTTTTTCATTCCAGTTCCTCTATCTCAAGATATTATGATATAGTATACCACATTTTTATCCCTCTGAAAAGAGAAACCCTCAGTTCCACTCCCGGAGCACCGGCTGCAGCTGCTGACCGTGCAGGGCAGCCTCCAGTGCAGCGGGCAGCAGGGTGAGATCCGCCTTCAGGCTCTGGGGTTTCTGCGCTGCATCGTCCTGTCCGTAGGGCACAAAGTAATAGTGCTTGCGCTGCATCAGCCGGGCGATGTTCTCCCCGGAAGCCCCCAGCCCATCGTTTGTGGAGACAGCCAGCAGCACCGGGCACCCGACCCGCAGCAGGCTTTTTGCCGCCAGCGTGACCGGCGTGTCGGAAAGGCCCGCTGCCAGCCGGGCCAGTGTGGTGCCGGTGCAGGGGGCCACCACCAGTGCCCGGGCCAGCTGCTGCGGCCCCAGCGGCTCCACATCCTGCAGGGTATCCAGCACCCTGTGGCCGGTCAGGATCTCCAGCCGCGCCTTCCACTCATCCGCCCGGCCAAAGCGGGTGTTCAGGCCGGAGGCCGCATAGCTCATCACCGGCAGCAGCTCCCAGCCCTGCCGCACCAGCTGTTCAGCCTGAGCCACTGCCGCGCCCAGCGTGCAGAAGCTCCCGCAGACCGCAAACGCCACTGTCCCACGCAATTGCCTTTTCATGGTGTTTCCTCCCTTTCCGCCAGGATCTCACAGACCGTCCGGGCCAGAGCCTCGCCCGCCGTTTCGGGAGCGCAGGCCGCAGGCAGGCTCAGGGCATGGATGGCCCGGTGCCCCAGCCGCCGGGCCGCGGCAAAGTCAGTGCCGCCCGGCTTGGATGCCAGATCCACGACCAGGCTCCCGGGCCGCAGGGCTGCCAGCACGGCTTCCGTCAGAACAGGGGCCGGGATGGTGTTCACCACCGTGTCAAAGGCCGGAGCGGCCTGTTCCAGCCGGGCCAGATCCACGGCCCGCAGGCTGAAACTCTCCGCCAGTGCCCGCTGGGCCGGCCGCCGCGCGGCCACCGTCACCTGTGCGCCCAATGCCGCCAGCCGTACCCCAAGCGCCTGCCCCACCGGCCCAAAACCGGCCAGCAGGATGGCGCTGTTCCAAAGCGTCCGCGTCCGCTCCGCCATCAGGATGCCGATGCAGCCCTCTGCTGTCGGGATGGCGTTGCAGAGGATCAGTTCCTCCCGGGCAAAGTAGTCCACCAGCTCCACGCCCGCCTCCGCCGCGATCTGCCTTGCCTGCGCCGAGAGCTTTCCGCCCAGCGCCAGCGCCCCCGGTTTTGCGGCCCGCAGCAGCTCCGCCAGCGGGGTGCGGCTCTCGTCCAGCGGCAGCGGCAGTAAGATGTAATCGGCCAGTGCCGTCTGCTCCGGCCCGCCCACCGCAAACCCGGCACGGGCCAGCGCCCGGCCTGCCGCCGCCAGCCGCGCGTCCGTTCCGATCACCGCAAATCGTCTTTGTCCATCCATTCCCGGCCCCTCCTCCCCATGGTCTGCGTCATCCTATGCCCATGGAGCGCCGGGTGTGAAAAAGCCGCCGCTCTCCGTCAGGAAAGCAGCGGCGATCTGTTTTTTATGATATCGGCTTTTCGGTCAGAGCGGCGGCAGAGATTGCCTTTGGCTCCTCCATGTTTCGCGTCCGCTCCACGGCCTCACGCATCCGCGGCAGCTGGACGGCTTCATCAAAATCCGCATATCCCTTTGCGTAGACAGGCACCATTTCCAACCGGTATTCTGCACTTGCAACGCTCCATTCCCGGATAGAAAAGTGCTCCGGCGGAAAATTCAGCCAGTTTCCACTCTCTCCAAACTGCGAGACCGCGTCCACCTGAATGCGGAACAGATTCTTTGCATAGTAAGCGGTCCTTGCGATATTTTTCCGGTAGAGCTTCTGCAGATCCTTTTCCCGGCTCGTCGCCTTGCAATACGTCACAAATCGGGTGTCTGCCATCCGCTCTCTGGCTTCCAGCAGGCTCAGGATCGTGCCCTGCTCATCTACCAGATACCCGTTGGTCGTTGGGTCCAGCATATACCACTTTTCCTGCGACCGGTCGTAGATCTCCGTGACAACGTGACAATCAAAATCGAAGGGAGAATAGGGCAGGAAGCGCACACGCCGTGCGTAGATTCCCAGTGCCAGGCAGACCTCCTCCAGAATTTTAGCCTTATTCAG contains:
- a CDS encoding NAD(P)-binding domain-containing protein; translation: MDGQRRFAVIGTDARLAAAGRALARAGFAVGGPEQTALADYILLPLPLDESRTPLAELLRAAKPGALALGGKLSAQARQIAAEAGVELVDYFAREELILCNAIPTAEGCIGILMAERTRTLWNSAILLAGFGPVGQALGVRLAALGAQVTVAARRPAQRALAESFSLRAVDLARLEQAAPAFDTVVNTIPAPVLTEAVLAALRPGSLVVDLASKPGGTDFAAARRLGHRAIHALSLPAACAPETAGEALARTVCEILAEREETP
- a CDS encoding dipicolinate synthase subunit B encodes the protein MKRQLRGTVAFAVCGSFCTLGAAVAQAEQLVRQGWELLPVMSYAASGLNTRFGRADEWKARLEILTGHRVLDTLQDVEPLGPQQLARALVVAPCTGTTLARLAAGLSDTPVTLAAKSLLRVGCPVLLAVSTNDGLGASGENIARLMQRKHYYFVPYGQDDAAQKPQSLKADLTLLPAALEAALHGQQLQPVLREWN
- a CDS encoding D-alanyl-D-alanine carboxypeptidase family protein, with the protein product MKKHIAMLCAVLLTALAAFAPGAAAAGPALTATEAYCIIDADTGLVLAQQNMNEELHPASITKVMTLGLACEKAQGKWDNVKLTVSHEDVYSLAGTDSSHIALQEGEEVPLTDALYATMMASANDGANLLAEYFGGGSIEGGVAAMNAQAKELGLEHTHFANPHGISDEDHYTSCYDMAQILRWALTQPGFETLFTRNEMYTMGPTNVQPVTRYFHQQDKMRVGSSRYYIPAILGSKIGYTNIARYSYVCLAEQNGVRLICVTMQSQIKTDKYNDVRTLLDDAFARYTGYTEIPAQGVTGELEVAGGGSTLGTVTVSDPGVKLLLADGLTAADVSVTLELPERYLLGVDPAVYAVYTIHGRDVQETASVRVPAAVTGLEELLAKSANATLPASRDVGPKRIAGGLLAISVGATVLAALAAFGVVRLRIKWKKRKSRSKH